A stretch of the Candidatus Saccharimonadales bacterium genome encodes the following:
- the atpG gene encoding ATP synthase F1 subunit gamma, which translates to MASIIALKRRITSIKNTRQITKAMQLVSASKMRRAQDYAFKSRAYRDLAYSLLQRLNATREVESQPLFKVRPVTSRLYVVITSNSGLAGAYNANVLKMLTKGLQSDRASDINSKVIVIGNKGAQFVRRIQDVELQAVYSSFGDHPSANDVRPILNSIMKQYADESVDEVRLMYTLFKSNILQEAQSVQLLPARLDDADPTDDVKLLSNFEPDLETVIEQVATRLVEAQIWQALLESLASEHSMRMISMKNATDNANDLIGDYTLEYNTARQAGITQELAEITGGAEAMNG; encoded by the coding sequence GTGGCAAGTATTATTGCACTCAAGCGGCGGATTACGTCTATCAAGAACACGCGGCAGATCACCAAGGCGATGCAGCTCGTCTCAGCCAGCAAGATGCGTCGTGCGCAGGATTATGCTTTCAAGTCACGCGCTTACCGCGATCTAGCGTACAGCTTGTTGCAGCGGCTCAATGCGACCCGTGAAGTCGAATCACAGCCGCTTTTCAAGGTGCGACCGGTTACATCACGTTTATATGTCGTCATTACGAGCAATAGCGGTCTGGCTGGAGCCTACAATGCGAATGTGCTCAAAATGCTGACCAAGGGTCTGCAGTCTGATCGGGCATCAGATATTAACAGCAAAGTCATCGTTATCGGTAATAAAGGCGCGCAGTTTGTCCGTCGCATTCAAGACGTCGAGCTGCAAGCGGTCTATTCGTCATTTGGCGATCATCCATCGGCCAATGATGTCCGTCCGATTTTAAATTCCATCATGAAGCAATATGCCGACGAATCAGTCGACGAAGTCCGCTTGATGTACACGTTGTTCAAGTCAAATATTCTGCAGGAAGCACAATCAGTGCAATTGCTGCCAGCCCGTCTGGATGACGCTGATCCAACCGACGATGTAAAGCTGCTCAGTAATTTTGAACCAGATTTGGAAACGGTTATAGAACAGGTTGCGACCCGCCTGGTAGAAGCGCAAATCTGGCAAGCGCTGTTGGAAAGTCTCGCCAGCGAGCACTCGATGCGTATGATCAGCATGAAGAATGCTACTGACAATGCCAACGATCTGATCGGTGATTATACGCTTGAATATAACACTGCTCGTCAGGCCGGCATTACTCAGGAGTTAGCTGAGATTACCGGTGGTGCGGAGGCTATGAATGGCTAA
- the atpD gene encoding F0F1 ATP synthase subunit beta translates to MATATKDKPTQTTKSGRITAIVGVVIDIEFSTGNLPAIYNALKVQNGDEELTLEVAQHLSESSVRAISLGGTDGLARGTEVTDTGAPIRVPVGEETLGRMFNVTGEPIDGQGGDFKNKASIHRAPPPLMDQSGRVEILETGIKVIDLIAPITKGGKVGLFGGAGVGKTVLIQELINNIAKFHSGYSVFAGVGERTREGNDLYNEMQESGVIKNTSLVFGQMNEPPGARLRVALSGLTIAEGFRDNGNDVLLFVDNIFRFTQAGAEVSALLGRLPSAVGYQPNLAQEMGQLQERITSTKEGSITSVQAVYVPADDPTDPAPATVFAHLDSTIVLDRGLTEIGIYPAVDPLGSSSTLLDPEIVGEEHYRVAREVQRVLQRYKDLQDIIAILGMEELSDEDKKTVARARRIQRFLSQPFFVAEQFTNNPGQYVKLADTIQGFKEILDGKHDDKPESAFYLKGAISDVKATENKS, encoded by the coding sequence ATGGCAACAGCAACCAAGGATAAACCAACACAGACTACCAAGTCTGGCCGCATCACTGCCATCGTCGGCGTGGTGATCGATATTGAATTCAGTACTGGCAACTTGCCGGCTATATATAATGCCCTCAAAGTTCAGAATGGCGACGAGGAATTAACGCTTGAAGTTGCTCAGCACCTTAGCGAATCAAGTGTCCGGGCAATTTCACTCGGTGGTACTGACGGCCTGGCTCGCGGCACCGAGGTTACCGATACTGGCGCGCCGATTCGCGTGCCTGTCGGCGAAGAAACGCTCGGCCGCATGTTCAATGTCACCGGCGAGCCAATTGACGGCCAAGGCGGTGATTTCAAGAACAAAGCCAGCATTCACCGTGCGCCACCACCGCTGATGGACCAGTCCGGGCGCGTCGAGATACTCGAAACAGGCATTAAGGTGATCGACCTCATCGCGCCGATTACCAAAGGCGGTAAGGTCGGACTATTTGGTGGAGCCGGTGTCGGTAAGACCGTTCTGATCCAGGAACTTATCAACAACATCGCCAAATTCCATTCCGGCTACTCTGTATTTGCCGGTGTCGGTGAACGTACTCGTGAAGGTAATGACCTGTACAACGAAATGCAGGAATCCGGCGTGATCAAGAACACTTCCCTGGTCTTTGGACAGATGAATGAGCCGCCTGGAGCTCGCCTGCGCGTCGCACTATCGGGTCTGACGATCGCCGAAGGCTTCCGTGACAACGGTAATGACGTGCTACTGTTCGTGGACAACATTTTCCGCTTCACGCAGGCCGGCGCCGAGGTGTCTGCGCTGCTCGGACGCCTCCCTTCCGCAGTCGGTTATCAGCCAAACCTGGCCCAGGAAATGGGACAGCTGCAGGAGCGTATCACCTCAACCAAAGAGGGCTCGATCACCTCGGTGCAAGCCGTCTATGTTCCAGCTGACGACCCGACCGATCCAGCGCCAGCAACTGTCTTTGCGCACCTTGACTCGACGATTGTGCTCGACCGCGGCCTAACGGAAATAGGTATCTATCCGGCCGTTGATCCGCTCGGCTCAAGCTCTACCCTGCTTGACCCGGAAATCGTCGGCGAAGAGCATTACCGTGTTGCCCGTGAAGTTCAGCGGGTACTGCAGCGTTACAAAGATCTGCAGGATATTATCGCTATTCTTGGTATGGAAGAATTGAGCGACGAAGATAAAAAGACGGTCGCCCGTGCCCGCCGTATCCAGCGCTTCCTAAGCCAGCCATTCTTCGTCGCCGAGCAGTTTACGAACAATCCTGGCCAGTACGTCAAACTTGCTGACACGATACAGGGCTTCAAAGAAATCCTCGACGGTAAGCACGATGACAAGCCAGAAAGCGCCTTTTATCTCAAGGGTGCAATTAGTGATGTTAAGGCAACAGAGAATAAATCATAA